A region from the bacterium genome encodes:
- a CDS encoding DUF192 domain-containing protein has protein sequence MRKILGTMLVLLLAASVGTGPGSAWAGCSAPLFAYRHGTVTFSEAGRTARIRVEIADKSDQMEVGLMCRPSLDADAGMLFEFPYPTEGAFWMKNTLVPLAIAFIDSDWHIVRIMEMAVAPDPTADDASKFPLYEPKKTYRYALEVNAGYFTKHNLDEHAEVRFISEGSLAPGREIPAEVANEPMSTPHP, from the coding sequence ATGCGAAAGATCCTGGGGACGATGCTCGTGCTACTGCTGGCCGCCTCCGTCGGAACCGGCCCCGGTTCCGCGTGGGCCGGGTGTTCCGCCCCGCTGTTCGCCTATCGGCACGGGACGGTGACCTTCAGCGAGGCGGGCCGCACCGCCCGGATCCGCGTTGAGATCGCCGACAAGAGCGACCAGATGGAAGTGGGGCTGATGTGCCGGCCGTCGTTGGATGCGGACGCGGGGATGCTCTTCGAATTTCCGTACCCGACCGAAGGCGCGTTCTGGATGAAGAACACGCTGGTCCCGCTGGCGATCGCGTTCATCGATTCTGACTGGCACATCGTGCGGATCATGGAGATGGCCGTGGCTCCGGACCCGACCGCCGACGATGCGAGCAAGTTTCCCCTGTACGAGCCCAAAAAGACATATCGCTACGCCCTCGAGGTGAACGCCGGGTACTTCACAAAACACAACCTGGACGAGCACGCCGAGGTGCGGTTCATCTCTGAGGGCAGCCTCGCTCCGGGGAGGGAGATCCCGGCTGAAGTGGCCAACGAACCGATGTCGACGCCTCATCCGTGA
- a CDS encoding sodium-translocating pyrophosphatase, with the protein MSESGITLPAFGRVESTLLWLVFAAGLCALAYGWWLIRGVLRRSPGPASMQEVAAAIQEGAHAYLGRQFRTMSAFILAITVALYALYRPIYSNPVLAVGVALAFLFGCLASYGAGYVGMNLAVRGNVRTAFAATRSFKEALETAFHAGTVSGMFTVGLGLLGATAIFVLFRGDATRVLIGFGFGGSLVALFMRIGGGIYTKVADVGADLVGKVEVGIPEDDPRNAATIADNVGDNVGDCAGMAADVFESYEVTLVAAIILGAGTLLDPRFRALYGGHASAFALKLILFPLLVQGVGVFASILGTRFVRVKSDEISDPMRPINTGLWISAVAAVVGFSAVNAAYLTDPNTGAVDWRFSFATLTGLVLALVIKWLTDQYTNPARRPVTEMAYSTKTGPATFLLSGLGFGLESSVWAILAVAATILASFTIFQGDLALAGYGVALAGLGLLSVTGYILAMDTFGPIVDNANGIVEMSGADGRGHSDLATRVVAQLDQAGNTTKALTKGFAIATAVIAATALFRSFADQAQLTASADALRQTLAAGGASATAALDRVGIQVNLPLIFIGLLIGGAVPFLVSAFLIRAVGRSAFEVVEEVRRQFREIPGIMEGKAKPEYHRCVDIVTRAAQRELLSPAIIAIAAPIMVGFGLGAAPLGGFLAGAILTGQLLAVYMANTGGAWDNAKKKIEDGFLGGKGTEYHKAGVIGDTVGDPLKDTAGPALNPLIKVMNLVSLLIAPVVIAPLGWAVRGTIVAVAVVLMAVAVAVNRRSAVTPEDIEAAARMPARAQ; encoded by the coding sequence ATGAGCGAATCTGGCATCACCCTTCCGGCGTTCGGCAGGGTCGAGTCCACACTGCTGTGGCTCGTCTTCGCCGCCGGACTATGCGCCCTCGCCTACGGGTGGTGGCTGATTCGCGGCGTCCTCCGGCGGAGCCCGGGTCCGGCGTCGATGCAAGAGGTGGCCGCCGCCATCCAGGAAGGCGCCCACGCCTACTTGGGACGGCAGTTCCGGACGATGTCGGCGTTCATCCTGGCGATTACGGTTGCCCTCTACGCCCTCTATCGTCCGATCTACTCGAACCCCGTCCTCGCCGTCGGGGTTGCCCTGGCGTTTCTCTTCGGCTGCCTGGCGAGTTACGGGGCGGGGTACGTGGGCATGAACCTCGCGGTGCGCGGCAATGTCCGGACGGCGTTCGCGGCGACCCGCAGCTTCAAGGAAGCTCTGGAAACCGCCTTCCACGCGGGGACGGTGTCCGGCATGTTCACGGTCGGCCTGGGCCTGCTCGGGGCGACGGCGATCTTCGTGCTCTTCCGCGGAGACGCCACCCGGGTGCTCATCGGCTTCGGGTTCGGAGGATCCCTCGTGGCGCTGTTCATGCGCATCGGCGGCGGCATCTACACGAAAGTGGCCGATGTCGGTGCCGACCTCGTGGGCAAAGTCGAAGTCGGCATCCCCGAGGACGATCCCCGCAACGCGGCGACGATCGCGGACAACGTCGGCGACAACGTCGGCGACTGCGCGGGGATGGCGGCCGACGTCTTCGAGTCCTACGAGGTCACCCTGGTGGCGGCGATCATCTTGGGCGCAGGCACGCTCCTCGACCCGCGCTTCCGCGCGCTCTACGGGGGACACGCCTCGGCCTTCGCCCTCAAGCTGATCTTGTTCCCGCTGCTCGTCCAGGGGGTCGGCGTGTTCGCCTCGATCCTCGGCACCCGGTTCGTTCGAGTAAAGAGCGACGAGATCAGTGATCCGATGCGCCCCATCAACACGGGGTTGTGGATCTCCGCGGTGGCCGCGGTGGTGGGCTTCAGCGCGGTCAACGCCGCGTACCTGACCGACCCGAACACCGGCGCGGTGGATTGGCGGTTTTCCTTCGCCACGCTCACCGGTCTCGTCTTGGCGCTCGTCATCAAGTGGCTGACCGATCAGTATACGAACCCGGCGCGTCGGCCGGTCACCGAGATGGCGTACTCAACAAAGACGGGACCGGCGACATTCCTGCTGTCGGGGCTGGGGTTCGGCCTGGAGTCCTCGGTGTGGGCGATCCTCGCGGTCGCCGCCACCATTCTCGCGTCGTTCACCATCTTCCAGGGGGATTTGGCCCTGGCCGGATACGGGGTGGCGCTCGCCGGGTTGGGACTCCTCAGCGTGACGGGCTACATCCTCGCCATGGACACCTTCGGACCGATCGTCGACAACGCCAACGGTATCGTGGAAATGTCCGGCGCGGACGGGCGGGGCCACAGCGACCTCGCGACGCGGGTCGTGGCACAGCTGGATCAAGCCGGCAACACGACAAAGGCACTGACCAAAGGGTTCGCCATCGCCACCGCGGTGATCGCGGCCACCGCGCTCTTTCGATCGTTCGCGGACCAAGCCCAACTCACCGCCTCGGCCGATGCCCTCCGCCAGACGCTGGCCGCGGGGGGCGCGTCCGCGACCGCAGCGCTCGACCGGGTGGGGATTCAGGTCAACCTCCCCCTCATCTTCATCGGGCTCCTGATCGGCGGCGCCGTCCCGTTCCTGGTCTCGGCGTTCCTGATCCGGGCGGTGGGGCGGTCGGCGTTCGAGGTCGTGGAGGAAGTCCGCCGCCAGTTCCGCGAGATCCCCGGCATCATGGAGGGCAAGGCGAAACCGGAGTACCACCGCTGCGTCGATATTGTCACCCGCGCGGCACAGCGGGAACTCCTCTCCCCCGCGATCATCGCGATCGCCGCCCCGATTATGGTCGGATTCGGATTGGGGGCCGCCCCGCTCGGGGGCTTTCTGGCCGGCGCGATCCTCACCGGGCAACTGCTGGCGGTGTACATGGCGAACACCGGCGGGGCCTGGGACAACGCCAAGAAGAAGATCGAGGACGGGTTCCTGGGGGGGAAGGGCACCGAATACCATAAAGCGGGCGTTATCGGCGACACGGTCGGCGACCCGCTGAAGGACACCGCCGGCCCGGCCCTCAACCCGCTGATCAAGGTGATGAATCTCGTGAGCCTCCTCATCGCGCCGGTGGTGATCGCCCCGCTGGGTTGGGCGGTCCGCGGCACGATCGTGGCGGTGGCCGTGGTCCTGATGGCCGTCGCCGTCGCGGTGAACCGGCGGAGCGCGGTGACGCCCGAGGACATCGAGGCGGCGGCGCGGATGCCGGCGAGGGCGCAGTGA
- a CDS encoding GAF domain-containing protein produces MRKGSRLPAPALDVREQLARKAAEISALREISRTISEATDLDSTLTLITRKTAEVMRMDSCSIYLLDTPREYLVLKATTGLAAEAIGRGRLRLGEGLTGWAAQTGQPAASANAPADPRFKYVPGTHENRFHSLLAVPLATGGKIVGAINVQTTGTHEYHEDEVELLSIIADLASGALEKARLYDSMRRQIMELSTLAEVSETLTSPLYLEQILRLLVEMASRVFEARLCTLMLLDGDELRLAAEHPESERPRMRQALRIGDGIPGEAAASGQPVWSLDLDTDPRFHPQLLPEGTAAGSVRSMLSVPLRVRDRTLGVVSCYTGRRHAFSQNEINLLQTLANQTALAIENAGLVVKSAMVREMHHRVKNNLQMIAMLLRLQMRDGREVSGREVLTETINRILSIAAVHEILGAEGLRQVTVRTMLERVVHTVTQTMAPPGFALDARIEGDDLSLPSHQATSLALVVNELLQNAMEHAFPGRSAGRVVITLSEGRDEIRVEVRDDGVGLPDGFSPSRSADLGLQIVQTLVQDDLKGRLSLTNARGVRAAITMPRAAGS; encoded by the coding sequence GTGAGGAAAGGATCCCGCCTCCCGGCGCCGGCGCTCGATGTCCGGGAGCAACTGGCCCGGAAGGCCGCGGAGATCTCGGCGCTGCGCGAGATCAGCCGGACGATCAGCGAGGCCACCGACCTCGATAGCACGCTCACCCTGATCACCCGCAAGACGGCCGAGGTCATGCGGATGGACAGTTGCTCAATCTACCTCCTCGACACCCCGCGCGAGTACCTCGTGCTCAAGGCGACCACCGGGCTCGCCGCCGAAGCGATCGGCCGCGGCCGCCTCCGTCTCGGCGAAGGGCTGACGGGGTGGGCGGCGCAGACAGGGCAACCCGCCGCCTCCGCCAACGCGCCGGCGGACCCCCGCTTCAAGTACGTCCCGGGGACCCACGAGAACCGGTTCCATTCGCTTCTGGCGGTGCCCCTGGCAACGGGCGGAAAGATCGTCGGAGCGATCAACGTGCAGACGACCGGCACGCACGAGTATCACGAGGACGAGGTCGAGCTGCTCAGCATCATCGCGGATCTGGCGAGCGGGGCGCTGGAAAAGGCCCGGCTCTACGACAGCATGCGGCGTCAGATCATGGAGCTCAGCACGCTTGCCGAAGTCAGCGAGACGCTGACCTCGCCGCTCTACCTCGAACAGATCCTGCGTCTTCTGGTGGAGATGGCGAGCCGCGTCTTCGAAGCCCGCCTCTGCACCCTGATGCTGCTCGATGGGGACGAGCTGCGCCTGGCGGCGGAACACCCCGAGAGCGAGCGGCCGCGGATGCGGCAGGCGCTTCGGATCGGCGACGGCATCCCGGGAGAGGCGGCCGCTTCCGGCCAGCCCGTCTGGAGCCTCGACCTCGACACCGATCCCCGGTTCCACCCTCAGCTGCTGCCCGAAGGGACCGCGGCCGGATCCGTGCGATCCATGCTCTCGGTGCCGCTGCGGGTGCGGGACCGCACGCTTGGGGTCGTGAGCTGCTATACCGGGCGACGCCATGCCTTCTCGCAGAACGAGATCAACCTGCTGCAAACGCTGGCGAACCAAACCGCGCTCGCGATCGAGAACGCCGGGCTGGTGGTGAAATCGGCGATGGTCCGCGAGATGCACCACCGCGTCAAGAACAACCTCCAGATGATCGCGATGCTCCTCAGGCTGCAGATGCGCGACGGCCGCGAGGTGTCCGGCCGGGAGGTGCTCACGGAAACGATCAACCGCATCCTCAGCATCGCGGCGGTGCACGAAATCCTTGGGGCCGAGGGTCTGCGCCAGGTGACGGTGCGCACGATGCTGGAACGGGTGGTGCACACGGTCACGCAGACGATGGCGCCGCCGGGGTTTGCGCTCGACGCCCGGATCGAAGGCGACGACCTGAGCCTGCCGAGCCATCAGGCCACGTCGCTGGCCCTGGTGGTCAACGAACTGCTGCAGAATGCGATGGAACACGCCTTCCCCGGCCGGTCGGCGGGCCGGGTCGTCATCACCCTCAGCGAGGGCCGCGACGAGATCCGGGTGGAGGTGCGGGACGACGGGGTGGGGCTCCCCGACGGCTTCTCCCCCAGCCGGTCGGCGGATCTCGGGCTGCAGATCGTCCAGACCCTTGTGCAGGACGACCTCAAGGGTCGCCTTTCGCTGACCAACGCCCGCGGAGTACGCGCCGCGATCACGATGCCCCGCGCCGCGGGGAGCTGA
- a CDS encoding response regulator — protein sequence MADAMRILIADDEPVIRMGLKTMLEEHGYKVVGEAPDGEQAVTLAGKSNPDLIFMDIKMPGLDGIAAASTIMARSPKPIILLTAWSERDLVQRAQEAGVLAYLVKPVRETELIPAIEVAIARFQELRALQQEVGTLKDTLETRKLVERAKGILMKREGVDEQEAFLRIQQQSRNTRTAMREIARAILVSDEMRRHSTPPTSGRVEVRTPADLLRVFCGVRILPGAPGATDLSVSGIDPLAYLSLGPGTEVTVEGYVTSRTEDGEYGLGIGFGIAPSPQAGESEGVVMCVIQNALRPGALTAGGTAHSAYAQPLDEVMATQQQVTVTGLLRLMPDQASAGHSILPHLLEIHPVRSVTTERGLTLPAISLDAPGGPEWTEVETVHPMPFGDFSPHTHIGVMGTVLTFREVPPLETAYVYMTGRFLGGRSQFVEGRPFLFAFGDAAGRIRITAATIPGTPAYEVSRRWLSSPPTGPMTVVGLRTFNLPALFAPGGGRVEVVLCPVFRIFPGTIRGSSAPAPTARFELIPIGGEPSISEDGSRSARRGKAKRPGKKRARTGAAKPRTAKPHAAQKRPGARSGRGPKARARKRP from the coding sequence ATGGCCGACGCGATGCGCATCCTCATCGCCGACGACGAGCCCGTCATCCGCATGGGCCTCAAGACCATGCTGGAGGAACACGGGTACAAGGTCGTCGGCGAAGCCCCGGACGGCGAGCAAGCGGTGACGCTGGCGGGGAAGAGCAACCCCGACCTGATCTTCATGGACATCAAAATGCCCGGGCTGGACGGGATCGCGGCGGCCTCCACGATCATGGCCCGATCGCCGAAACCGATCATCCTCCTCACCGCGTGGAGCGAGCGCGACCTCGTGCAGCGAGCACAAGAGGCTGGGGTCCTCGCCTACCTGGTAAAGCCCGTGCGCGAAACCGAACTCATCCCGGCGATCGAGGTCGCCATCGCCCGCTTCCAGGAGCTTCGCGCGCTCCAGCAGGAGGTCGGCACCCTCAAGGACACCCTGGAGACCCGGAAACTCGTCGAGCGGGCCAAGGGGATCTTGATGAAGCGCGAAGGGGTCGACGAGCAAGAGGCGTTTCTGCGCATCCAGCAGCAGAGCCGCAACACCCGCACGGCGATGCGGGAAATCGCCAGGGCCATTCTCGTCTCCGATGAGATGCGCCGGCATTCGACCCCGCCGACCTCCGGGCGGGTCGAGGTGCGGACGCCGGCGGATCTCCTGCGGGTGTTCTGCGGCGTCCGGATCCTCCCGGGGGCGCCCGGGGCGACCGACCTCTCGGTGTCGGGGATAGACCCGCTGGCCTATCTCTCGTTGGGGCCCGGGACCGAGGTGACCGTGGAAGGCTATGTCACCAGCCGGACCGAGGACGGGGAGTACGGCCTCGGCATCGGCTTTGGGATCGCGCCCAGCCCGCAGGCGGGAGAGAGTGAGGGCGTGGTGATGTGCGTGATCCAGAACGCCCTCCGCCCCGGCGCGTTGACCGCGGGCGGGACGGCCCACAGCGCCTACGCGCAACCGCTCGACGAGGTCATGGCCACCCAACAGCAGGTCACGGTCACCGGCCTGCTCCGCCTGATGCCCGACCAAGCCTCGGCGGGACATTCGATCCTCCCCCACCTGCTGGAGATCCATCCGGTGCGGAGCGTCACGACCGAACGCGGCCTGACCTTGCCGGCCATCTCCCTTGATGCGCCCGGTGGCCCCGAGTGGACCGAGGTGGAGACGGTCCACCCCATGCCCTTCGGCGACTTTTCGCCGCACACCCATATTGGGGTCATGGGGACGGTGCTGACGTTCCGCGAAGTCCCCCCGCTTGAGACGGCGTACGTGTACATGACCGGGCGGTTCCTCGGGGGGCGGAGCCAATTCGTCGAGGGACGGCCCTTCCTGTTCGCGTTCGGAGACGCTGCGGGTCGGATTCGGATCACCGCGGCCACCATCCCCGGGACCCCTGCCTACGAGGTCTCGCGGCGGTGGCTGTCCTCGCCGCCGACCGGACCGATGACGGTGGTCGGGCTACGCACATTCAACCTCCCCGCGCTGTTTGCGCCGGGCGGCGGGCGGGTGGAGGTGGTGCTCTGCCCGGTGTTCCGCATCTTCCCGGGAACGATCCGAGGCTCCTCCGCACCCGCGCCCACCGCGCGGTTCGAACTGATCCCCATCGGCGGCGAGCCGTCCATCAGCGAAGATGGCTCGCGTTCGGCCCGGCGCGGAAAGGCGAAGCGCCCCGGCAAGAAGCGCGCACGAACCGGGGCCGCCAAACCGCGGACGGCCAAACCCCACGCCGCCCAGAAGCGGCCCGGCGCACGGTCGGGACGCGGGCCCAAGGCCCGGGCGCGGAAACGCCCCTGA
- a CDS encoding metalloregulator ArsR/SmtB family transcription factor — MEDAIRALAEPRRRVILRLVYDTELSAGQIASHFDVTRPAISQHITVLKHAGLITERRAGTRRLYRARPEGLEELREFLEGFWDHKLDLLKHAAETEEREAERHDHRRGHRHQARDPHRGTP; from the coding sequence GTGGAGGACGCCATCCGAGCCCTGGCCGAACCGCGCCGGCGCGTGATCCTGCGCCTCGTCTACGACACCGAGCTCTCGGCCGGCCAGATCGCCTCGCACTTCGATGTCACCCGGCCGGCCATCTCTCAGCACATCACGGTTCTTAAGCACGCCGGCCTGATCACCGAGCGGAGGGCGGGCACCCGCCGCCTGTACCGGGCCCGCCCGGAAGGGCTGGAAGAGCTGCGCGAGTTCCTGGAGGGTTTTTGGGACCACAAGCTCGACCTGCTCAAGCACGCCGCGGAGACCGAGGAAAGGGAGGCCGAACGGCATGACCATCGACGAGGCCACCGTCATCAGGCGCGTGATCCGCATCGCGGCACGCCCTGA
- a CDS encoding SRPBCC domain-containing protein: MDEATVIRRVIRIAARPETVFTFFTDPKKMVRWKGRQATLDPRIGGTYRVDINGRNIALGAFVEIVPYRRVVFTWGWEGDGPPVPPGSSTVEITLAPDGDGTILTLIHRDLPAPTREAHAHGWEHYLARLADAAAGRDPGPDPLATPPVSAGGPGE, encoded by the coding sequence ATCGACGAGGCCACCGTCATCAGGCGCGTGATCCGCATCGCGGCACGCCCTGAGACCGTCTTTACCTTCTTTACGGACCCGAAAAAGATGGTGCGGTGGAAGGGGCGGCAGGCCACCCTTGACCCGCGAATCGGGGGGACCTACAGGGTCGACATCAACGGACGGAACATCGCCCTGGGGGCATTCGTGGAAATCGTCCCATATCGGCGCGTGGTGTTTACCTGGGGCTGGGAAGGAGACGGACCTCCCGTGCCGCCTGGTTCTTCGACCGTCGAAATCACGCTCGCCCCGGACGGCGACGGGACGATCCTCACATTGATCCACCGCGATCTGCCCGCGCCTACGCGCGAGGCGCACGCCCACGGATGGGAGCACTATCTGGCCAGGCTGGCGGACGCCGCGGCCGGCCGAGACCCAGGGCCGGACCCGTTGGCGACGCCTCCCGTCTCCGCGGGCGGCCCCGGGGAGTAG
- a CDS encoding VOC family protein encodes MPRVVHFELAADNPERAAKFYGQVFGWKITKWEGPEDYWLVTTGDDKQPGINGGLMRPRGPQKVVNTVDVPSVDEFTAKITKNGGKIVAPKMAIPGVGYLAYCQDTEGNAFGIMQSDETAK; translated from the coding sequence GTGCCCAGAGTGGTGCATTTTGAGTTGGCCGCGGACAACCCCGAGCGGGCCGCGAAATTTTACGGTCAGGTATTTGGGTGGAAGATCACCAAATGGGAAGGGCCGGAGGACTATTGGCTCGTCACGACCGGCGACGACAAGCAGCCCGGCATCAACGGAGGCCTGATGCGCCCGAGGGGACCGCAGAAGGTCGTGAACACCGTCGACGTTCCCTCGGTCGATGAATTCACGGCGAAGATCACGAAGAACGGGGGCAAGATCGTCGCGCCGAAGATGGCCATCCCCGGCGTCGGCTATCTGGCGTACTGCCAGGACACCGAGGGCAACGCGTTCGGGATCATGCAGTCGGACGAAACCGCCAAGTAG
- a CDS encoding DinB family protein has protein sequence MDERTLLQQQLAGSHQAVRYALSEVSDDDARRMPHSALSPVIWQVGHLALTNANFSRRAGVTPGSALPATYADLFKSGTGGKAEYPPLAQIVQAFDDSHEALVRVVAEANLDAADEGPRGLWKNYAGMFNFANAHRWYHIGKIMSLRALLGKPRLFG, from the coding sequence ATGGACGAACGGACGCTGCTCCAGCAACAACTCGCCGGCAGCCACCAGGCCGTCCGGTACGCCCTGAGCGAGGTCTCCGACGACGATGCGCGCCGGATGCCGCACTCGGCGCTGTCCCCGGTGATCTGGCAGGTGGGACACCTGGCGCTCACCAACGCGAACTTCAGCCGGCGCGCCGGCGTCACGCCCGGGTCGGCGCTGCCGGCGACGTACGCGGATCTGTTCAAGAGCGGGACCGGTGGGAAGGCTGAGTACCCCCCCCTCGCTCAGATCGTCCAGGCCTTCGACGACAGCCACGAGGCCCTGGTGCGAGTGGTGGCGGAGGCAAACCTTGACGCCGCGGATGAGGGCCCCCGAGGGCTCTGGAAGAACTACGCGGGGATGTTCAACTTTGCGAACGCGCACCGGTGGTACCACATCGGGAAAATCATGTCATTGCGGGCGCTCCTCGGGAAACCGCGCCTCTTTGGATAG
- the glnA gene encoding type I glutamate--ammonia ligase, which translates to MAGKDMTAREVVAYIKEHGIKMVDLKFVDVPGTWQHTTIPASQVDERTFSRGIGFDGSSIRGFQAIQESDMLLMPDPTTARPDPFTEIPTLSVICNVNDPVAGKPYSRDPRYVAQKAEEHLKASGIADTSYWGPEAEFFVFNNVQYEVLPQRMGYSIDSTEATWNSGQPGLANRMRVKEGYFPVPPADTMLDLRSEMTLEMEKWGIEVEMQHHEVGHAGQGEIDMKYNTLARTGDSLLGYKYIVKNVARRHGMTATFMPKPLFGDNGTGMHTHQSLWKGGQNIFYSEGGYAELSQEALYYIGGLLTHVDALLGLCACTTNSYRRLVPHYEAPVNIAFSQRNRSAAVRIPMYFSGPAAATSKRIEFRCPDATANPYLAFAAQLMAGMDGIKRKIDPRKAGFGPMDKNTYELEPEEAAKIKSVPGSLGAALNALEADHEFLLEGDVFTRDLLDTWIDYKRTRELHEVNIRPVPYEFFLYYDV; encoded by the coding sequence ATGGCTGGTAAGGATATGACCGCACGCGAGGTGGTCGCGTACATCAAAGAGCACGGCATCAAGATGGTGGATCTGAAGTTCGTGGACGTTCCGGGCACCTGGCAGCACACCACCATCCCGGCCAGCCAAGTGGACGAGAGGACGTTCTCGCGGGGCATCGGGTTCGACGGCAGCAGTATCCGCGGTTTTCAGGCGATTCAGGAAAGCGACATGCTGTTGATGCCCGACCCGACGACGGCGCGTCCCGACCCCTTCACGGAGATCCCGACGCTGTCGGTCATCTGCAACGTCAACGACCCGGTCGCCGGAAAGCCGTATTCGAGGGATCCGCGGTATGTCGCGCAAAAAGCTGAGGAACACCTCAAAGCGTCTGGCATCGCGGACACGAGCTACTGGGGGCCGGAAGCGGAGTTCTTCGTGTTCAACAACGTGCAGTACGAGGTCCTCCCGCAGCGCATGGGATACAGCATCGACTCCACCGAGGCGACGTGGAACTCGGGGCAGCCCGGGCTGGCCAATCGAATGCGGGTCAAGGAAGGCTACTTTCCCGTCCCGCCGGCGGACACCATGCTCGACCTCCGCAGCGAGATGACGCTGGAGATGGAGAAGTGGGGGATCGAGGTGGAGATGCAGCACCACGAGGTCGGTCACGCCGGACAGGGCGAGATCGACATGAAGTACAATACCCTCGCCAGAACCGGGGATAGCTTGTTGGGGTACAAGTACATCGTCAAGAATGTCGCGCGCCGCCACGGGATGACGGCGACGTTCATGCCGAAGCCCCTGTTCGGAGACAACGGGACGGGAATGCACACCCACCAGAGCCTCTGGAAGGGCGGCCAGAACATCTTCTACAGCGAGGGCGGGTACGCCGAGCTCAGCCAGGAGGCCCTCTACTACATCGGCGGACTGCTCACCCACGTCGACGCGCTCCTCGGGCTGTGCGCGTGCACCACCAACTCCTACCGGCGGCTGGTCCCGCACTATGAGGCCCCGGTCAACATCGCCTTCAGCCAGCGCAACCGCAGCGCCGCGGTCCGCATCCCGATGTACTTCTCCGGCCCGGCGGCGGCGACGAGCAAGCGGATCGAGTTCCGGTGTCCGGACGCGACCGCCAACCCTTACCTGGCCTTCGCCGCCCAGCTGATGGCCGGGATGGACGGGATTAAGCGGAAGATCGACCCGCGGAAGGCGGGGTTTGGCCCGATGGACAAGAACACCTACGAACTGGAGCCCGAGGAGGCCGCGAAGATCAAGAGCGTGCCCGGATCGCTGGGGGCGGCGCTGAATGCGCTCGAAGCCGACCATGAGTTTCTCCTGGAGGGGGATGTCTTCACCCGGGACCTGCTCGACACGTGGATCGACTATAAGCGCACGAGGGAACTCCACGAGGTAAACATCCGGCCGGTGCCCTACGAGTTCTTCCTGTACTACGACGTCTAG